A window from Dermacentor albipictus isolate Rhodes 1998 colony chromosome 10, USDA_Dalb.pri_finalv2, whole genome shotgun sequence encodes these proteins:
- the LOC135911864 gene encoding uncharacterized protein isoform X1, which yields MEPSKPCHSSPGSNAPKKPRKRLNLLTMRLLVQLVLFGAALHLAMTYKVSGTTWRVQSSRSSPTLESSAPTTFHLNSLQKLNWTTCPSKRGDPTVLHFKLWDEKLAHSLRLSPEAPLRTENESWHAVTDHIHVFSAFLVTTMEQAIHITSLVRKYEPKGAGKLIRHPPLVCIIRTSNTTFTRKAYVRRVFTYFSPKFENALILCQTPNEVFAEDDDVRVAVAAQAEVAGSLRWLRLHRPPKKSKNKCCAVCVRPLFGALSLWKIVEFIANYRALGVKSFYFYDLNITSDLKLLFARMQSWRVDLTLVSFKLIVDTTVINNDVHAHGQMPALYDCIFRSLFKMEYYIHVDIDELMVPLRNNSIPVIVREMERKSKRSIGSLMVPMRYHCSEYPLNLGYARREYLPLQTRLFPYHSVHVCSIGLSKYIARSRTVCDPRVHHVEGHCAQNNEHVCISSTAVVKHYKQCCIYKPSSDNDKVATLYNNTLISPDPTFEKLSTHIEGDPVVRALRSLIG from the exons AAGAAGCCACGCAAACGTCTTAATCTGCTCACAA TGCGATTGCTGGTACAACTGGTCCTGTTTGGCGCTGCTCTGCATCTGGCTATGACGTACAAGGTTTCTGGTACCACGTGGCGGGTGCAATCGTCGAGGTCGTCTCCAACTCTGGAATCATCAGCGCCAACAACTTTCCATCTCAATTCGTTGCAGAAACTAAATT GGACAACGTGTCCAAGCAAGCGAGGCGATCCAACGGTGCTCCACTTCAAACTATGGGACGAAAAACTCGCGCACTCACTGCGTCTTTCTCCTGAAGCACCGCTGAGAACGGAGAACGAGTCGTGGCACGCCGTCACTGACCACATCCACGTCTTCTCCGCGTTCCTCGTCACCACGATGGAGCAAGCCATCCACATCACCAGCCTGGTACGAAAATATGAGCCGAAGGGAGCAGGCAAGCTGATCCGACACCCACCTCTGGTGTGCATCATTCGGACGTCCAACACGACATTCACGCGCAAAGCCTACGTGCGACGAGTGTTTACCTATTTTTCGCCGAAATTCGAAAATGCCTTGATCTTGTGCCAAACACCGAACGAAGTGTTCGCCGAGGATGACGATGTACGAGTGGCAGTAGCGGCTCAAGCCGAGGTCGCGGGCTCTTTGCGGTGGCTCCGGTTACACCGTCCGCCGAAGAAGTCCAAAAATAAGTGTTGCGCCGTATGCGTCAGGCCTTTATTCGGCGCATTAAGCCTCTGGAAGATTGTTGAATTCATAGCCAATTACAGGGCATTGGGAGTCAAAAGCTTCTACTTTTATGACCTAAATATCACCTCAGACTTGAAGCTCCTTTTCGCCAGGATGCAGTCCTGGAGAGTCGACCTGACCTTAGTCTCCTTCAAGCTCATCGTCGACACTACTGTCATCAACAACGACGTTCATGCACACGGCCAAATGCCGGCTTTGTACGACTGCATCTTCAGATCACTGTTCAAAATGGAGTACTACATACACGTAGATATTGACGAGCTAATGGTTCCGCTGCGCAATAACAGCATCCCGGTAATCGTCCGGGAGATGGAACGCAAGAGCAAGCGCTCTATTGGAAGCCTAATGGTACCAATGAGATACCATTGCTCCGAGTACCCCCTAAACTTGGGATACGCTCGGCGCGAGTACCTGCCCCTCCAGACGAGACTGTTCCCCTACCACTCTGTGCATGTGTGTTCTATTGGCCTGTCGAAGTACATCGCTCGGTCCAGGACAGTGTGCGATCCGCGCGTCCATCATGTCGAGGGTCACTGCGCGCAAAATAATGAGCACGTTTGTATAAGTTCAACTGCCGTCGTCAAGCACTACAAACAGTGCTGCATTTACAAGCCCTCGAGCGACAACGACAAGGTCGCCACCTTGTACAACAACACTCTCATTTCTCCTGACCCTACGTTTGAAAAGCTTTCTACGCACATTGAAGGTGATCCGGTAGTCAGGGCCTTGAGGAGTCTCATAGGTTAG
- the LOC135911864 gene encoding uncharacterized protein isoform X2, which yields MEPSKPCHSSPGSNAPKKPRKRLNLLTRTTCPSKRGDPTVLHFKLWDEKLAHSLRLSPEAPLRTENESWHAVTDHIHVFSAFLVTTMEQAIHITSLVRKYEPKGAGKLIRHPPLVCIIRTSNTTFTRKAYVRRVFTYFSPKFENALILCQTPNEVFAEDDDVRVAVAAQAEVAGSLRWLRLHRPPKKSKNKCCAVCVRPLFGALSLWKIVEFIANYRALGVKSFYFYDLNITSDLKLLFARMQSWRVDLTLVSFKLIVDTTVINNDVHAHGQMPALYDCIFRSLFKMEYYIHVDIDELMVPLRNNSIPVIVREMERKSKRSIGSLMVPMRYHCSEYPLNLGYARREYLPLQTRLFPYHSVHVCSIGLSKYIARSRTVCDPRVHHVEGHCAQNNEHVCISSTAVVKHYKQCCIYKPSSDNDKVATLYNNTLISPDPTFEKLSTHIEGDPVVRALRSLIG from the exons AAGAAGCCACGCAAACGTCTTAATCTGCTCACAA GGACAACGTGTCCAAGCAAGCGAGGCGATCCAACGGTGCTCCACTTCAAACTATGGGACGAAAAACTCGCGCACTCACTGCGTCTTTCTCCTGAAGCACCGCTGAGAACGGAGAACGAGTCGTGGCACGCCGTCACTGACCACATCCACGTCTTCTCCGCGTTCCTCGTCACCACGATGGAGCAAGCCATCCACATCACCAGCCTGGTACGAAAATATGAGCCGAAGGGAGCAGGCAAGCTGATCCGACACCCACCTCTGGTGTGCATCATTCGGACGTCCAACACGACATTCACGCGCAAAGCCTACGTGCGACGAGTGTTTACCTATTTTTCGCCGAAATTCGAAAATGCCTTGATCTTGTGCCAAACACCGAACGAAGTGTTCGCCGAGGATGACGATGTACGAGTGGCAGTAGCGGCTCAAGCCGAGGTCGCGGGCTCTTTGCGGTGGCTCCGGTTACACCGTCCGCCGAAGAAGTCCAAAAATAAGTGTTGCGCCGTATGCGTCAGGCCTTTATTCGGCGCATTAAGCCTCTGGAAGATTGTTGAATTCATAGCCAATTACAGGGCATTGGGAGTCAAAAGCTTCTACTTTTATGACCTAAATATCACCTCAGACTTGAAGCTCCTTTTCGCCAGGATGCAGTCCTGGAGAGTCGACCTGACCTTAGTCTCCTTCAAGCTCATCGTCGACACTACTGTCATCAACAACGACGTTCATGCACACGGCCAAATGCCGGCTTTGTACGACTGCATCTTCAGATCACTGTTCAAAATGGAGTACTACATACACGTAGATATTGACGAGCTAATGGTTCCGCTGCGCAATAACAGCATCCCGGTAATCGTCCGGGAGATGGAACGCAAGAGCAAGCGCTCTATTGGAAGCCTAATGGTACCAATGAGATACCATTGCTCCGAGTACCCCCTAAACTTGGGATACGCTCGGCGCGAGTACCTGCCCCTCCAGACGAGACTGTTCCCCTACCACTCTGTGCATGTGTGTTCTATTGGCCTGTCGAAGTACATCGCTCGGTCCAGGACAGTGTGCGATCCGCGCGTCCATCATGTCGAGGGTCACTGCGCGCAAAATAATGAGCACGTTTGTATAAGTTCAACTGCCGTCGTCAAGCACTACAAACAGTGCTGCATTTACAAGCCCTCGAGCGACAACGACAAGGTCGCCACCTTGTACAACAACACTCTCATTTCTCCTGACCCTACGTTTGAAAAGCTTTCTACGCACATTGAAGGTGATCCGGTAGTCAGGGCCTTGAGGAGTCTCATAGGTTAG